The following coding sequences lie in one Vitis vinifera cultivar Pinot Noir 40024 chromosome 19, ASM3070453v1 genomic window:
- the LOC100246880 gene encoding ubiquitin carboxyl-terminal hydrolase 23 isoform X1, whose product MAEALISNPEANTQENGPYSASPDPSSTGSFFHRRIEFHLARKPFSGFTNGGGGFRLETLNPTTDPKRPGHSTGPAASSGKKQDGSDHVENGLDPELSIGITFRRIGAGLENLGNTCYLNSVLQCLTYTEPLAAYLQSGKHQNSCRIAGFCALCAIQKHVSRALQSTGRILVPKDLVSNLRCISRNFRNARQEDAHEYMVHLLETMHKCCLPSGVPSESPSAYEKSLVHKIFGGLLRSQVKCMQCSYCSNKFDPFLDLSLEIFKADSLHKALVHFTATEQLDGGERQYQCQRCKQKVKALKQLTVHKAPYVLTIHLKRFGAHDPGQKIDKKVHFGPTMDLKPFVSGSYEENLKYTLYGVLVHAGWSTHSGHYYCFVRTSTGMWYSLDDNRVVQVSERTVLDQKAYMLFYVRDRKNFTPKKSIDVVQKQNLVVSAIAKKTCSSISQGIKETIQNRPVEKSLSGAIASAAVTTNDVSNVGLSKEILSKEASAPKSSRFSSECLALKNGPMSEPPPNVALSKQRVKEPSVLNPTLEKSMPPSAPSVKGSGITNLDNAVAASTGAKFNVRSEDEISKKDQGILDVIQANCLGSHNSAADKPDSEKTSPKAIGNSIPFAVGIISNANGTLEKIEPVKFPNGPGGESFQVGSIPKGSAAGDLLIENVDDGGQKLSTKSVEFSSPPSMMNGSIHMKTLDCKPHRKLKKKHMKRSMHLVSNNLFRASLSLRKKKKQRRSKRHTSDIKNLTQERLLEAGCLSIDQGPSTSDKTQTISVGPTNPQGKRVKHGTKKGDKRTAGKDVKTSNSECLMDTMDMEIRDRIGQEGAMLATDKEPQKSSSSVAKQWDAQGSDSLNDSKRDRMQNGLMSMLTRGLDKTIVARWDEIEWPSNRVMESRSVEGVTIGYVPDEWDEEYDRGKRKKVRSSKGSFGEPNPFQEIATKKAHFKKAKMDRSSSRNQPLRM is encoded by the exons ATGGCGGAAGCGCTGATCTCCAACCCGGAAGCCAATACTCAGGAAAATGGTCCCTACTCGGCTTCGCCGGACCCGTCTTCAACTGGGTCCTTCTTCCACAGAAGAATCGAGTTTCATCTCGCAAGAAAGCCTTTCTCCGGCTTCACTAACGGCGGCGGAGGTTTTCGACTAGAGACTCTGAACCCCACCACCGATCCGAAGCGGCCCGGGCACAGTACGGGTCCGGCGGCTTCGAGTGGGAAGAAGCAAGATGGGTCTGATCATGTGGAGAACGGGTTGGATCCGGAGCTCAGTATTGGGATCACATTTAGGAGAATT GGTGCTGGTTTGGAAAATCTGGGAAATACCTGTTATCTTAATTCAGTATTGCAATGCCTGACTTATACAGAGCCTTTAGCAGCATATTTGCAAAGTGGAAAGCATCAAAATTCTT GTCGTATTGCTGGATTTTGTGCTTTATGTGCTATCCAGAAGCATGTCAGCCGTGCTCTTCAGTCAACTGGAAGAATATTAGTACCCAAGGATCTTGTCTCTAACTTACGGT GCATATCTCGTAACTTCAGAAATGCAAGACAGGAGGATGCACATGAGTATATGGTACATTTGCTTGAAACAATGCACAAATGTTGCTTACCTTCAGGTGTGCCAAGTGAATCCCCTAGTGCTTATGAGAAAAGTTTGGTGCACAAGATCTTTGGTGGTCTCCTTCGTAGTCAG GTGAAATGCATGCAGTGCTCCTACTGCTCCAACAAATTTGATCCATTTCTAGATTTGAGTCTTGAAATATTCAAAGCAGATTCCTTGCATAAGGCCCTTGTGCACTTCACAGCAACAGAACAATTAGATGGTGGTGAGAGACAGTACCAATGTCAGCGGTGCAAACAGAAAGTTAAGGCTCTTAAACAGCTCACAGTTCACAAGGCACCTTATGTTCTGACCATCCATCTAAAGCGGTTTGGTGCACATGATCCTGGACAAAAGATTGACAAGAAAGTTCATTTTGGTCCTACAATGGACTTAAAACCTTTTGTCAGTGGTTCCTAT gaagaaaatttgaagtatACTCTTTATGGGGTTTTGGTCCATGCCGGTTGGAGCACCCATTCCGGCCACTACTACTGCTTTGTTCGCACTTCAACTGGCATGTGGTACTCCCTTGATGACAATCGG GTTGTCCAGGTTAGTGAGAGGACTGTTTTGGATCAGAAGGCCTACATGTTGTTTTATGTTCGTGATAGAAAAAACTTCACTCCAAAGAAATCCATTGATGTTGTTCAGAAACAAAACTTGGTTGTGAGTGCCATAGCAAAGAAAACATGTTCCAGTATAAGTCAAGGTATAAAGGAAACCATTCAAAATCGACCAGTCGAGAAAAGTTTAAGTGGTGCCATTGCTTCTGCTGCTGTAACCACAAATGATGTATCTAATGTTGGCTTGTCAAAGGAGATTCTATCAAAAGAAGCATCAGCTCCAAAAAGTAGCAGGTTCTCATCTGAATGCTTGGCATTGAAAAATGGTCCCATGTCTGAACCTCCACCTAATGTAGCATTATCAAAACAGCGAGTGAAGGAGCCTTCTGTTCTGAACCCTACTCTGGAGAAATCCATGCCACCATCAGCTCCATCTGTTAAGGGAAGTGGTATCACCAATCTTGACAATGCTGTTGCAGCTTCAACTGGTGCCAAATTTAATGTGCGCAGTGAGGATGAAATTTCTAAGAAAGATCAGGGCATCTTAGATGTCATACAAGCCAACTGCCTCGGTTCCCATAATTCTGCTGCCGATAAGCCTGACTCAGAGAAGACCTCTCCGAAGGCAATTGGAAATTCCATTCCCTTTgcg GTTGGTATTATTTCAAATGCAAATGGAACATTGGAGAAAATAGAACCTGTTAAGTTTCCAAATGGTCCAGGTGGTGAAAGTTTTCAg GTTGGTAGTATACCCAAAGGGAGTGCTGCTGGTGATTTACTTATTGAAAACGTTGATGATGGTGGCCAGAAATTATCAACCAAGTCAGTAGAATTTTCTAGCCCGCCAAGCATGATGAATGGATCTATCCACATGAAAACACTTGATTGCAAGCCTCAcagaaaactaaaaaagaagcaCATGAAGAGAAGCATGCATCTTGTCTCAAACAACCTCTTCCGAGCATCCTTGAGCCTGCGAAAGAAGAAAAAGCAGAGAAGGAGCAAACGGCACACTTCTGACATCAAGAATCTCACTCAAGAACGCTTACTGGAAGCAGGTTGTTTATCTATTGATCAGGGCCCATCCACATCTGATAAAACCCAGACAATTTCTGTGGGTCCAACTAATCCTCAGGGAAAAAGGGTTAAGCATGGTACCAAAAAGGGAGATAAGAGAACTGCTGGGAAGGATGTAAAAACCTCTAATAGTGAATGTCTGATGGATACCATGGATATGGAGATCAGAGACAGAATTGGTCAGGAGGGAGCAATGCTTGCAACAGATAAAGAACCACAAAAGAGCTCTAGCTCAGTTGCAAAACAGTGGGATGCACAAGGTTCTGATAGTTTAAATGATAGTAAGAGAGATCGGATGCAGAATGGATTGATGAGTATGCTTACCAGAGGTCTAGACAAGACAATtg TTGCTCGGTGGGACGAGATAGAATGGCCTTCAAACCGGGTTATGGAATCAAGAAGTGTGGAGGGTGTAACCATCGGTTATGTACCAGATGAATG GGACGAAGAATATGATCGGggcaagagaaagaaagtaaGGAGCTCCAAAGGTAGCTTTGGTGAACCTAATCCTTTTCAAGAAATTGCGACCAAGAAGGCACATTTTAAAAAGGCAAAGATGGATCGGTCCAGCTCCAGAAACCAACCACTCAGGATGTGA
- the LOC104877473 gene encoding uncharacterized protein LOC104877473: MTGVGKRLYCFCHWGGKRKIDTARNVTYEGGITVAVLLTEGTSYNAFVPLVCEHLGIDPKGKVLYYSAKLDKTQYICLKNDSQLKAMLELNDEIADVYVAHADGVLRCSNPALQQIPVESGANGYVDHANDGSSGSSSNIAMQPIPNRSNEEPNTNLCGNDIMASIPKHIENSPLVAAMHKKAILEKGQLFDSPEEFQSAVEKHSLENNFEYTVKDNSYEYMSARCKVDGCPWKVTAVCEGNTRLVMVKRFINIHKHSVQDQMGCKLGLSSNLVSGLIVEKPSADPCSLSKRIHKDQSDFDVEANYQKLWRARKKAKEAINGKPEDSYKLIPWMCKRLMESIPGTVAKWTCSDENKFRQLFVAYGCSITGFHNGCRELLFVDAYHLSGPYKDTLLSASALDADDGLYPLAYGVVNTDNDENWLWFLEHLKSIMMDRHVVLVSDRNPSFLSAANKVFGSDYNAHCLSHLKESLDYFISSNPVLKMGTDKKKIALKLLNDIAYARTTDKYEAMLGKMRLLKEELYDWVVSTGPEHWANSLFPGRRWDKIFTSQVESFNRFVQEERDLPVVGFITAHRLKLSELLLRKQSEVAKWETPVGGKIEMKIKENQNLAVGLNHHTISPTNMEVHENGETFAVALDMKSCSCREWEMTGIPCRHACCAVTAANTNIYDYVEKCYMKETQEQIYASNMPSVPIHDMPTLSELHGNDPNSLVGSMSILHPPPDKRPPGRPRKKQIDSQLQDKRKLHCSRCHKAGHNRSTCKEQPSC, from the exons ATGACTGGTGTTGGGAAGCGACTGTATTGTTTTTGTCATTGGGGGGGAAAGCGTAAAATTGACACTGCAAGAAATGTGACTTATGAAGGAGGAATTACAGTGGCTGTTCTCCTTACTGAAGGTACAAGCTACAATGCTTTTGTACCGCTTGTGTGCGAGCATCTTGGCATTGACCCAAAAGGAAAAGTACTATACTATTCTGCTAAGCTTGATAAGACACaatatatttgtttgaaaaatgattcTCAATTAAAGGCCATGTTGGAATTGAATGATGAAATAGCTGATGTGTATGTGGCTCATGCTGATGGTGTCTTGAg GTGCTCAAACCCAGCTTTGCAACAAATACCAGTTGAGAGTGGTGCTAATGGGTATGTGGACCATGCAAATGATGGCAGTTCTGG GTCCTCATCAAACATTGCTATGCAACCAATACCAAACAGGAGTAATGAAGAGCCCAATACCAATCTTTGCGGCAATGATATCATGGCTTCTATCCCAAAGCACATTGAAAATTCCCCACTTGTGGCTGCTATGCATAAAAAGGCCATTTTGGAAAAAGGCCAATTATTTGACAGCCCAGAAGAGTTTCAGTCTGCTGTTGAGAAACACtcacttgaaaataattttgaatatacAGTCAAAGACAACAGTTATGAATATATGAGCGCTCGATGCAAGGTTGATGGTTGTCCATGGAAAGTAACAGCTGTTTGTGAAGGAAACACAAGATTAGTCATGGTGAAAAGATTTATCAACATTCACAAACATTCTGTGCAGGATCAGATGGGTTGCAAACTGGGTTTGAGTTCTAATTTGGTTTCAGGATTGATTGTAGAGAAGCCAAGTGCTGATCCTTGCTCTTTGTCTAAAAGGATACACAAAGATCAATCAGACTTTGATGTTGAAGCGAACTATCAAAAATTATGGAGGGCAAGGAAGAAGGCAAAAGAGGCAATTAATGGGAAGCCAGAGGACTCCTACAAGCTAATTCCATGGATGTGCAAGCGACTTATGGAGTCAATTCCAGGTACAGTTGCCAAATGGACATGTAGTGATGAGAATAAATTCAGGCAGTTATTTGTTGCATATGGATGCTCCATAACCGGTTTCCATAATGGATGTAGGGAGTTGCTGTTTGTTGATGCCTATCACTTGAGTGGGCCATATAAAGACACTTTGTTGTCTGCATCTGCCTTAGATGCAGATGATGGCTTATATCCTCTAGCTTATGGGGTAGTTAATACTGATAATGATGAAAACTGGTTGTGGTTCCTAGAGCATCTAAAGTCTATTATGATGGATCGTCACGTGGTTCTAGTTTCAGACAGGAACCCAAGCTTTCTTTCAGCAGCTAATAAAGTGTTTGGCAGTGATTACAATGCTCACTGTCTCAGCCATTTGAAGGAGAGCCTAGACTACTTCATAAGTAGTAATCCGGTCTTAAAGATGGGAActgacaaaaagaaaatagcaCTGAAACTTCTCAACGACATTGCATATGCAAGAACAACTGATAAATATGAAGCAATGTTAGGAAAGATGCGGTTGTTAAAGGAGGAGTTATATGATTGGGTTGTGTCCACTGGACCAGAGCATTGGGCTAATTCTTTGTTCCCTGGAAGGCGATGGGATAAGATCTTCACAAGTCAGGTAGAGTCCTTTAACAGATTTGTGCAGGAGGAAAGAGATTTACCAGTTGTAGGCTTCATTACTGCTCATCGTCTAAAGTTAAGCGAGCTTCTATTGAGAAAGCAGTCAGAGGTGGCGAAGTGGGAAACTCCTGTGGGTGGAAAGattgaaatgaaaatcaaagaaaaccaGAACCTAGCAGTTGGTTTGAATCACCATACTATCTCGCCTACTAATATGGAGGTACACGAGAATGGGGAGACTTTTGCAGTGGCATTGGACATGAAATCATGCAGCTGCCGCGAGTGGGAAATGACGGGTATCCCTTGCCGACATGCTTGTTGTGCTGTAACTGCTGCAAACACtaatatttatgattatgtGGAGAAATGCTATATGAAGGAGACACAGGAGCAAATATATGCCTCCAACATGCCTTCAGTGCCAATCCATGATATGCCCACCTTGTCTGAGCTCCATGGAAATGACCCCAACTCTCTGGTTGGAAGCATGAGTATTCTTCATCCACCCCCAGATAAAAGACCTCCTGGTCGACCGAGGAAGAAGCAGATTGACTCTCAACTTCAGGACAAGAGGAAACTGCATTGTTCCCGTTGCCATAAAGCTGGTCATAACAGAAGTACCTGCAAGGAACAGCCATCATGCTAG
- the LOC100246880 gene encoding ubiquitin carboxyl-terminal hydrolase 23 isoform X2, with the protein MAEALISNPEANTQENGPYSASPDPSSTGSFFHRRIEFHLARKPFSGFTNGGGGFRLETLNPTTDPKRPGHSTGPAASSGKKQDGSDHVENGLDPELSIGITFRRIGAGLENLGNTCYLNSVLQCLTYTEPLAAYLQSGKHQNSCRIAGFCALCAIQKHVSRALQSTGRILVPKDLVSNLRCISRNFRNARQEDAHEYMVHLLETMHKCCLPSGVPSESPSAYEKSLVHKIFGGLLRSQVKCMQCSYCSNKFDPFLDLSLEIFKADSLHKALVHFTATEQLDGGERQYQCQRCKQKVKALKQLTVHKAPYVLTIHLKRFGAHDPGQKIDKKVHFGPTMDLKPFVSGSYEENLKYTLYGVLVHAGWSTHSGHYYCFVRTSTGMWYSLDDNRVVQVSERTVLDQKAYMLFYVRDRKNFTPKKSIDVVQKQNLVVSAIAKKTCSSISQGIKETIQNRPVEKSLSGAIASAAVTTNDVSNVGLSKEILSKEASAPKSSRFSSECLALKNGPMSEPPPNVALSKQRVKEPSVLNPTLEKSMPPSAPSVKGSGITNLDNAVAASTGAKFNVRSEDEISKKDQGILDVIQANCLGSHNSAADKPDSEKTSPKVGIISNANGTLEKIEPVKFPNGPGGESFQVGSIPKGSAAGDLLIENVDDGGQKLSTKSVEFSSPPSMMNGSIHMKTLDCKPHRKLKKKHMKRSMHLVSNNLFRASLSLRKKKKQRRSKRHTSDIKNLTQERLLEAGCLSIDQGPSTSDKTQTISVGPTNPQGKRVKHGTKKGDKRTAGKDVKTSNSECLMDTMDMEIRDRIGQEGAMLATDKEPQKSSSSVAKQWDAQGSDSLNDSKRDRMQNGLMSMLTRGLDKTIVARWDEIEWPSNRVMESRSVEGVTIGYVPDEWDEEYDRGKRKKVRSSKGSFGEPNPFQEIATKKAHFKKAKMDRSSSRNQPLRM; encoded by the exons ATGGCGGAAGCGCTGATCTCCAACCCGGAAGCCAATACTCAGGAAAATGGTCCCTACTCGGCTTCGCCGGACCCGTCTTCAACTGGGTCCTTCTTCCACAGAAGAATCGAGTTTCATCTCGCAAGAAAGCCTTTCTCCGGCTTCACTAACGGCGGCGGAGGTTTTCGACTAGAGACTCTGAACCCCACCACCGATCCGAAGCGGCCCGGGCACAGTACGGGTCCGGCGGCTTCGAGTGGGAAGAAGCAAGATGGGTCTGATCATGTGGAGAACGGGTTGGATCCGGAGCTCAGTATTGGGATCACATTTAGGAGAATT GGTGCTGGTTTGGAAAATCTGGGAAATACCTGTTATCTTAATTCAGTATTGCAATGCCTGACTTATACAGAGCCTTTAGCAGCATATTTGCAAAGTGGAAAGCATCAAAATTCTT GTCGTATTGCTGGATTTTGTGCTTTATGTGCTATCCAGAAGCATGTCAGCCGTGCTCTTCAGTCAACTGGAAGAATATTAGTACCCAAGGATCTTGTCTCTAACTTACGGT GCATATCTCGTAACTTCAGAAATGCAAGACAGGAGGATGCACATGAGTATATGGTACATTTGCTTGAAACAATGCACAAATGTTGCTTACCTTCAGGTGTGCCAAGTGAATCCCCTAGTGCTTATGAGAAAAGTTTGGTGCACAAGATCTTTGGTGGTCTCCTTCGTAGTCAG GTGAAATGCATGCAGTGCTCCTACTGCTCCAACAAATTTGATCCATTTCTAGATTTGAGTCTTGAAATATTCAAAGCAGATTCCTTGCATAAGGCCCTTGTGCACTTCACAGCAACAGAACAATTAGATGGTGGTGAGAGACAGTACCAATGTCAGCGGTGCAAACAGAAAGTTAAGGCTCTTAAACAGCTCACAGTTCACAAGGCACCTTATGTTCTGACCATCCATCTAAAGCGGTTTGGTGCACATGATCCTGGACAAAAGATTGACAAGAAAGTTCATTTTGGTCCTACAATGGACTTAAAACCTTTTGTCAGTGGTTCCTAT gaagaaaatttgaagtatACTCTTTATGGGGTTTTGGTCCATGCCGGTTGGAGCACCCATTCCGGCCACTACTACTGCTTTGTTCGCACTTCAACTGGCATGTGGTACTCCCTTGATGACAATCGG GTTGTCCAGGTTAGTGAGAGGACTGTTTTGGATCAGAAGGCCTACATGTTGTTTTATGTTCGTGATAGAAAAAACTTCACTCCAAAGAAATCCATTGATGTTGTTCAGAAACAAAACTTGGTTGTGAGTGCCATAGCAAAGAAAACATGTTCCAGTATAAGTCAAGGTATAAAGGAAACCATTCAAAATCGACCAGTCGAGAAAAGTTTAAGTGGTGCCATTGCTTCTGCTGCTGTAACCACAAATGATGTATCTAATGTTGGCTTGTCAAAGGAGATTCTATCAAAAGAAGCATCAGCTCCAAAAAGTAGCAGGTTCTCATCTGAATGCTTGGCATTGAAAAATGGTCCCATGTCTGAACCTCCACCTAATGTAGCATTATCAAAACAGCGAGTGAAGGAGCCTTCTGTTCTGAACCCTACTCTGGAGAAATCCATGCCACCATCAGCTCCATCTGTTAAGGGAAGTGGTATCACCAATCTTGACAATGCTGTTGCAGCTTCAACTGGTGCCAAATTTAATGTGCGCAGTGAGGATGAAATTTCTAAGAAAGATCAGGGCATCTTAGATGTCATACAAGCCAACTGCCTCGGTTCCCATAATTCTGCTGCCGATAAGCCTGACTCAGAGAAGACCTCTCCGAAG GTTGGTATTATTTCAAATGCAAATGGAACATTGGAGAAAATAGAACCTGTTAAGTTTCCAAATGGTCCAGGTGGTGAAAGTTTTCAg GTTGGTAGTATACCCAAAGGGAGTGCTGCTGGTGATTTACTTATTGAAAACGTTGATGATGGTGGCCAGAAATTATCAACCAAGTCAGTAGAATTTTCTAGCCCGCCAAGCATGATGAATGGATCTATCCACATGAAAACACTTGATTGCAAGCCTCAcagaaaactaaaaaagaagcaCATGAAGAGAAGCATGCATCTTGTCTCAAACAACCTCTTCCGAGCATCCTTGAGCCTGCGAAAGAAGAAAAAGCAGAGAAGGAGCAAACGGCACACTTCTGACATCAAGAATCTCACTCAAGAACGCTTACTGGAAGCAGGTTGTTTATCTATTGATCAGGGCCCATCCACATCTGATAAAACCCAGACAATTTCTGTGGGTCCAACTAATCCTCAGGGAAAAAGGGTTAAGCATGGTACCAAAAAGGGAGATAAGAGAACTGCTGGGAAGGATGTAAAAACCTCTAATAGTGAATGTCTGATGGATACCATGGATATGGAGATCAGAGACAGAATTGGTCAGGAGGGAGCAATGCTTGCAACAGATAAAGAACCACAAAAGAGCTCTAGCTCAGTTGCAAAACAGTGGGATGCACAAGGTTCTGATAGTTTAAATGATAGTAAGAGAGATCGGATGCAGAATGGATTGATGAGTATGCTTACCAGAGGTCTAGACAAGACAATtg TTGCTCGGTGGGACGAGATAGAATGGCCTTCAAACCGGGTTATGGAATCAAGAAGTGTGGAGGGTGTAACCATCGGTTATGTACCAGATGAATG GGACGAAGAATATGATCGGggcaagagaaagaaagtaaGGAGCTCCAAAGGTAGCTTTGGTGAACCTAATCCTTTTCAAGAAATTGCGACCAAGAAGGCACATTTTAAAAAGGCAAAGATGGATCGGTCCAGCTCCAGAAACCAACCACTCAGGATGTGA